One window from the genome of Chroococcidiopsis sp. TS-821 encodes:
- the lepB gene encoding signal peptidase I gives MSRVPGQVSNQKSRQDTEGSWIGELGRTIILSIVLALGIRTFVAEARWIPSESMLPTLQKYDKLIVDKLSYRFTDPQRGDIVVFSPTEGIIQENPNLKDAFIKRIIGMPGDKVEVRGGRVYIDDQPLRENYIEAPPQYVYGPVIVPEDSYLVLGDNRNNSYDSHYWGFVPRDKIIGRAIVRFWPPHRMGELN, from the coding sequence ATGTCTCGTGTGCCAGGTCAAGTTTCAAATCAAAAATCGCGACAAGACACTGAAGGTTCTTGGATCGGCGAACTAGGAAGAACAATTATATTAAGTATCGTTCTGGCGTTGGGAATTCGGACTTTTGTTGCCGAAGCGCGTTGGATACCTTCTGAATCCATGCTGCCAACGCTGCAAAAGTATGACAAGTTGATTGTCGATAAGTTGAGTTATCGTTTCACGGACCCGCAGCGAGGCGATATTGTCGTATTTTCTCCTACTGAAGGAATCATCCAGGAAAACCCAAATCTTAAAGATGCCTTTATCAAAAGAATTATTGGCATGCCTGGCGATAAGGTAGAAGTTAGGGGTGGACGCGTTTATATTGACGACCAGCCGTTGCGTGAGAACTACATCGAAGCCCCGCCGCAGTACGTGTATGGACCTGTCATTGTGCCAGAAGACTCATATCTAGTCTTAGGTGATAACCGTAATAATAGCTACGATAGCCATTATTGGGGCTTTGTCCCGCGCGACAAAATCATCGGACGTGCCATAGTTCGCTTTTGGCCTCCGCATCGCATGGGGGAATTGAACTAA
- a CDS encoding dihydroorotase — protein MKSELLQQVRVIDPVSSTDRVADVLVIDGVIQALQETIADYPTDTQVCNCRGLVLGPGLVDLYSHSGEPGFEERETWRSLQACATAGGFTRLHILPDTMPAIDNVSVVTRLQQKLATATVKFNFWAALTVGAKGQQMTELAELAAEPNIVGFADGRAIENLALLRRLLEYIKPINKPVALWASDAQLAGNGVMREGTQSICLGLPGNPAIAETAALAAILEVVAAIGTPVHIMRISTARGVELIQAAKAQGLPVTASTTWMHLLLDTQALKSYSPSLRLEPPLGNTNDVQALRQGVRLGIIDAIAVDHTPYTYEEKTVAFAEAPAGAIGLELALPLLWHNLVETGEWSAIELWRSLSTYPSQCLKQSPSTISPHSSVEMVLFDPHETWQVHMHTLKSLSSNTPWLGQTLRGRIVQTWYET, from the coding sequence ATGAAGAGTGAACTGCTACAACAAGTTCGGGTGATTGATCCTGTATCGAGTACTGATCGGGTAGCTGATGTTTTAGTTATTGATGGTGTGATTCAGGCATTGCAGGAAACGATCGCTGACTATCCAACTGATACGCAGGTGTGTAATTGTCGCGGACTTGTGTTAGGTCCTGGATTGGTCGATTTGTACAGCCATTCCGGCGAACCAGGTTTTGAAGAACGCGAAACTTGGCGATCGCTGCAAGCTTGTGCAACCGCTGGCGGGTTTACTCGATTGCATATTTTGCCGGATACGATGCCCGCAATTGATAATGTGTCGGTGGTAACGCGGCTACAGCAAAAACTGGCAACAGCCACTGTCAAATTTAACTTTTGGGCAGCGCTGACAGTTGGTGCCAAAGGGCAGCAAATGACCGAGTTGGCAGAGTTAGCAGCTGAACCGAATATCGTAGGTTTTGCTGATGGCCGCGCAATTGAGAATTTAGCATTACTGCGGCGCTTGCTAGAATACATTAAACCCATCAATAAGCCAGTGGCGCTGTGGGCGTCAGACGCGCAGTTGGCGGGCAATGGAGTGATGCGCGAAGGCACGCAATCTATTTGCTTAGGCTTGCCAGGAAATCCCGCGATCGCAGAAACAGCTGCACTAGCTGCAATTTTAGAAGTTGTCGCCGCGATTGGCACTCCGGTACATATCATGCGAATTTCGACAGCGCGCGGTGTTGAATTAATTCAAGCGGCAAAAGCCCAAGGTTTACCTGTGACGGCGAGCACGACTTGGATGCACTTGCTCCTCGATACGCAAGCGCTGAAAAGTTACAGTCCCTCACTGCGATTAGAGCCACCTTTAGGCAATACCAACGATGTTCAGGCACTGCGTCAAGGAGTTCGTTTGGGAATTATCGATGCGATCGCTGTTGACCACACTCCTTACACCTACGAAGAAAAAACTGTTGCTTTCGCTGAAGCTCCTGCGGGGGCGATCGGCTTAGAGTTAGCCTTACCTTTACTATGGCACAACCTTGTAGAAACAGGTGAATGGTCAGCTATCGAATTATGGCGCAGTCTCAGCACTTACCCATCGCAGTGTTTAAAACAAAGTCCGAGTACGATTTCGCCTCATAGTTCGGTAGAAATGGTTCTTTTCGACCCGCACGAAACATGGCAAGTACACATGCATACTTTAAAATCTTTGTCAAGCAATACACCATGGTTAGGACAAACGCTACGAGGACGCATTGTGCAAACTTGGTACGAGACCTGA
- a CDS encoding histidine phosphatase family protein, with the protein MTTRVIIVRHGQSSYNTEKRIQGRSDVSTLTEKGQNDARKVGAALSHLNFAAVYTSPLQRAKLTAETICSCLTTPLKPQAASNLMEVDLPLWEGMLSAEVREKFPEAYRLWHEHPDRLVMVVGENREHFPILSLFEQAKQFWEETLPRHVGETILIVGHNGINRALISTALGISPQRYHSIQQSNCNVTVLNFDPATPSHQKDSKWGAVQLESLNQTAHLGEVLPSLRPNHRGQRLLLVRHGETEWNRQTRFQGQIDVPLNDNGRQQAQKAAEFLKNVQLDFAVSSPMLRPKETAEIILQHHPEIQLQLHADLQEINHGLWEGKLESEIEQTFPGELQRWRTVPAEVQMPQGENLQQVWKRSVAAWQSILDSAASQTTGLVVAHDATNKVLLCHVLGLSPAHFWNFRQGNGAVSVIDYPQGAAGFPVVQAMNITTHLGGGVLDKTAAGAL; encoded by the coding sequence TTGACCACTCGTGTCATTATCGTGCGTCACGGTCAAAGCAGCTATAACACCGAAAAGCGCATTCAAGGTCGTAGTGATGTGTCAACTTTAACTGAAAAAGGGCAAAACGATGCCCGTAAAGTTGGTGCTGCGCTAAGTCACTTAAATTTTGCTGCGGTTTATACTAGCCCTCTACAGCGAGCAAAACTTACAGCAGAAACAATTTGTAGTTGCTTAACAACACCGCTAAAACCGCAAGCTGCGAGTAACTTAATGGAAGTTGACTTGCCTTTGTGGGAAGGAATGCTGTCAGCAGAGGTTCGCGAGAAATTTCCTGAGGCTTACCGCCTTTGGCACGAACATCCGGATCGACTAGTGATGGTAGTAGGAGAAAACCGCGAACACTTCCCGATTCTGAGTTTGTTTGAACAAGCAAAACAGTTTTGGGAAGAAACTTTGCCGCGTCATGTTGGAGAAACAATTCTCATCGTTGGGCATAACGGTATTAATCGTGCTTTAATTAGTACCGCTTTGGGAATTTCACCGCAACGCTATCACTCAATTCAGCAATCGAATTGTAATGTTACAGTCTTAAATTTCGACCCAGCGACTCCTTCGCATCAAAAAGATAGCAAGTGGGGAGCAGTACAGCTAGAATCGCTAAATCAAACAGCGCATTTAGGCGAGGTTTTGCCGTCACTGCGACCAAATCATCGAGGACAGCGCCTTTTGCTCGTACGTCATGGTGAAACCGAATGGAATCGTCAAACGCGTTTTCAGGGACAAATTGATGTCCCGCTCAACGATAATGGTCGACAACAGGCACAAAAAGCTGCAGAATTTCTAAAAAATGTCCAGCTTGATTTTGCCGTGAGTAGCCCGATGTTGCGTCCCAAGGAAACTGCAGAGATTATTTTGCAGCATCACCCTGAAATTCAACTACAATTACACGCAGATTTGCAAGAGATTAATCACGGACTTTGGGAAGGTAAATTAGAGTCAGAAATTGAGCAAACTTTTCCAGGAGAATTACAGCGATGGCGGACAGTACCAGCAGAGGTGCAAATGCCACAAGGAGAAAATTTACAGCAAGTGTGGAAACGTAGCGTCGCAGCGTGGCAAAGTATTCTTGATTCCGCAGCAAGTCAAACGACTGGATTAGTTGTGGCGCACGATGCCACGAATAAAGTTTTGCTGTGTCATGTTTTGGGTTTGTCGCCTGCGCATTTTTGGAACTTCCGCCAAGGAAATGGGGCGGTCAGCGTTATTGATTATCCGCAAGGTGCAGCGGGTTTCCCTGTGGTGCAAGCGATGAATATTACGACTCATCTTGGAGGAGGTGTGCTGGATAAAACTGCCGCAGGCGCATTGTAA